A genomic region of Methanothermobacter sp. CaT2 contains the following coding sequences:
- a CDS encoding DUF749 domain-containing protein, with protein sequence MFIATLKGIFTLKDLPEEFKPFVDYKAGLEKKELSDDDEVAILSIQGTQSNHVLILSSYSNVEEIRKELEEAGAKINHTTLKILEGHL encoded by the coding sequence TTGTTTATAGCTACTTTAAAGGGAATATTTACTTTGAAGGATCTTCCAGAAGAATTCAAACCCTTTGTGGACTACAAGGCAGGCCTTGAGAAGAAGGAATTATCCGATGACGACGAGGTGGCCATACTATCCATCCAGGGCACACAGAGCAACCATGTGCTCATTCTCAGCTCCTACAGTAACGTTGAGGAGATCCGAAAGGAACTTGAAGAGGCAGGTGCAAAGATAAACCACACAACCCTAAAAATTCTGGAAGGACATCTATGA
- a CDS encoding DUF2096 domain-containing protein: MTLPVEQTWFVLVELLTDLRKKDVDVPVEITEDIRLVRTSINFYKSDTENPEMIRELKRINDMLNSIQEKLLELAESVAPDYPDEWIEKLKRASRGEEVHKPPETKSRFIVGAPPGFAAARVHLKEPIAEDRVQDIAETHSLIIEFEEDDLIAVYGDSEDIKKGLKEIGSFFRE, translated from the coding sequence ATGACACTCCCTGTTGAACAGACATGGTTCGTGCTTGTTGAACTCCTGACAGACCTTCGAAAGAAGGATGTTGATGTCCCAGTGGAAATTACAGAGGACATAAGGCTTGTGAGGACATCAATCAACTTCTATAAATCAGATACAGAGAACCCTGAGATGATCAGGGAGCTTAAGAGAATAAACGATATGCTCAACTCAATCCAGGAGAAACTCCTTGAACTTGCAGAGTCAGTTGCCCCTGATTACCCTGACGAATGGATTGAAAAATTAAAGAGGGCCTCAAGGGGTGAGGAGGTCCACAAACCCCCCGAAACAAAGTCAAGGTTTATTGTCGGAGCCCCACCGGGATTTGCAGCTGCAAGGGTGCACCTTAAGGAACCAATAGCCGAGGACAGGGTTCAGGATATTGCCGAAACCCACAGCCTTATAATTGAATTTGAAGAAGACGATCTTATAGCCGTTTATGGCGATTCAGAGGACATAAAAAAGGGTTTAAAGGAAATAGGCTCCTTCTTCAGGGAATAA
- a CDS encoding metallophosphoesterase → MKILAVSDLHGSNIPELHRFIMDNRVDLIVVAGDITHFGPAELVEELLNDLASHNIPVVAVPGNCDPHGAVTKIENSKAVNIHGRSINIKDIAICGLGGSNPTPFNTPLELEEDEIKAELDDLMEKSGEGDVLILVTHAPPHGTSLDRIPSGDNVGSRGVRDVIERHQPCLNICGHIHESPGVDRIGETIVVNPGQLSDGRAALIEIEDDGSITAEILNLRSS, encoded by the coding sequence ATGAAAATCCTCGCTGTAAGTGATCTTCATGGTTCAAACATACCTGAACTTCACAGGTTTATAATGGATAACCGCGTTGACCTCATTGTTGTGGCAGGTGACATAACACACTTCGGGCCGGCGGAACTCGTTGAGGAGCTCCTCAATGACCTGGCATCCCACAACATCCCTGTTGTTGCCGTACCAGGGAACTGCGATCCCCATGGGGCTGTGACTAAAATAGAAAACTCAAAGGCCGTGAATATACATGGAAGATCCATTAACATCAAGGATATTGCCATATGCGGCCTCGGGGGTTCAAACCCAACACCATTCAACACACCCCTTGAACTGGAGGAGGATGAGATAAAAGCGGAACTGGACGACCTCATGGAAAAGTCTGGTGAAGGAGATGTTCTTATTCTTGTAACCCATGCACCACCACATGGAACATCACTTGATAGAATTCCATCCGGGGACAATGTTGGAAGCAGGGGTGTGAGGGATGTTATAGAAAGACACCAGCCCTGCCTGAACATCTGTGGCCACATCCACGAGTCCCCGGGAGTGGACCGTATAGGTGAAACCATCGTGGTCAACCCGGGACAGCTTTCAGATGGCAGAGCAGCCCTCATTGAAATTGAAGATGATGGATCCATAACTGCTGAAATTTTAAATCTCAGGTCCAGTTAA
- a CDS encoding 2-phosphoglycerate kinase, producing MIMVQGEVSGKKYTEPFSKGVLARSLTRAEMDPNKAYTFASRIEAHLKKNKVDVITIEELVDVVSEHLKREDPEVAEKYMLWRRIRQCKEPLIILIGGASGVGTSSIAFEVANRLGIRNMISTDMIREVMRKIVSRELLPSIYESSYTAYQSLRIPPPPELDEVLIGFRDHVDTVSIGVEAVIERALTEGISIVIEGVHIVPGFIRDDLINKENVAMFVLTVSDENVHKGRFYSRCRQMWARRPLKRYISYFWAIRRIHRYIESQAKKHNVPVIENIDVVTTIDSIIKSLTKTSVKGGEKGAEKTE from the coding sequence ATGATCATGGTTCAGGGAGAAGTAAGCGGAAAAAAATACACGGAGCCCTTCTCCAAGGGCGTTCTGGCACGTTCACTGACCAGGGCAGAGATGGACCCTAACAAGGCATACACATTTGCTTCCAGAATTGAGGCTCACCTTAAAAAGAATAAGGTCGATGTCATAACAATAGAGGAACTCGTTGATGTGGTCTCAGAGCACCTGAAAAGGGAGGATCCTGAGGTAGCAGAGAAGTACATGCTCTGGAGACGAATAAGGCAGTGCAAGGAACCCCTGATAATACTCATAGGGGGGGCCTCAGGGGTTGGAACATCTTCAATTGCCTTTGAGGTTGCAAACCGCCTTGGCATAAGGAACATGATAAGCACCGACATGATAAGGGAGGTAATGCGTAAAATAGTCTCCAGGGAACTTCTCCCGTCCATCTATGAATCAAGCTACACAGCGTACCAGTCCCTCAGAATACCCCCACCACCAGAACTTGACGAGGTTCTCATTGGATTCAGGGATCACGTGGACACTGTGAGCATCGGCGTGGAGGCTGTAATTGAGAGGGCCCTCACAGAGGGTATAAGCATAGTGATTGAGGGCGTGCATATAGTCCCTGGGTTTATACGGGATGACCTCATAAACAAGGAAAATGTTGCAATGTTTGTCCTCACGGTTTCAGATGAGAACGTCCATAAGGGGAGGTTCTATTCACGTTGCAGACAGATGTGGGCCAGAAGACCACTTAAAAGGTATATAAGTTACTTCTGGGCAATAAGAAGAATCCACAGATACATTGAGAGCCAGGCAAAGAAACACAATGTGCCTGTTATTGAGAATATAGATGTTGTAACCACGATAGACTCAATTATAAAATCACTGACAAAAACCAGTGTTAAGGGAGGAGAGAAAGGTGCTGAAAAAACTGAATGA
- a CDS encoding CBS domain-containing protein — protein MTTNVITVEPSEDVVFAFEKLMKHRISALPVLEEGKLVGIVTASDLGHNLILDNYELGTTVGEVMVRDVATVAPDETLGDAIEKMNDYSSDEGIINQLVVMSDGEMVGIIADGDIIRALKSL, from the coding sequence ATGACAACGAATGTTATAACAGTTGAACCATCTGAAGATGTGGTTTTTGCATTTGAGAAACTCATGAAGCACAGGATAAGTGCTCTCCCTGTCCTTGAGGAGGGTAAACTTGTTGGAATCGTAACCGCCTCAGACCTTGGTCACAACCTGATACTTGACAACTATGAACTTGGCACAACAGTCGGGGAGGTCATGGTGAGGGATGTTGCCACGGTGGCCCCTGATGAGACACTTGGCGACGCCATTGAGAAGATGAATGACTACTCATCGGATGAGGGAATAATAAATCAGCTTGTTGTCATGTCCGATGGTGAGATGGTGGGGATAATTGCGGATGGGGACATTATAAGGGCCCTCAAAAGCCTTTAA
- a CDS encoding inorganic phosphate transporter gives MDALIAMSLILSLYMAFNIAANDIGNSVGTAVGSGSLRMKKALLLGGFFVSVGALFLGGSVIKTISEGIIPQGLLSPRTALVITLTSSIWITFTIIKKIPISGSDAIVSSVIGAGIASIGIQNMRTDVVGFIVLSWIMSPVAGFLTGFVIYRSIRRVLIKPLQGMGMRDRLEKVFSYLQILSSSFSALNLGAVDIAVATGVIFATGYDGGYWIRILGALGLASGILLAGSRVTETIGRRITDLTPSRGFAAQLSAALIVYLFLGYGMPVSPTQTLVGSVIGVGIAHGTSTVEYDVIRHIAYTWIVTIPTCIILSAAIYTITGFI, from the coding sequence ATGGATGCGCTGATAGCAATGAGTCTCATTCTGAGCCTCTACATGGCCTTCAACATTGCTGCAAACGATATAGGTAACTCTGTGGGTACTGCTGTTGGGAGTGGTTCTCTCAGGATGAAAAAGGCCCTCTTGCTGGGGGGATTTTTTGTATCAGTTGGGGCGCTGTTCCTTGGTGGGAGCGTCATAAAAACAATAAGTGAAGGAATAATCCCCCAGGGGCTCCTTAGCCCCAGAACAGCCCTTGTTATAACATTAACATCATCAATCTGGATAACCTTCACCATCATAAAAAAGATACCCATTTCAGGTTCCGATGCCATTGTAAGTTCAGTTATTGGTGCCGGAATAGCAAGCATCGGCATTCAGAACATGAGAACAGACGTTGTTGGCTTCATAGTTTTAAGCTGGATTATGTCACCGGTTGCAGGTTTTCTCACAGGATTTGTAATCTACAGATCCATCAGAAGGGTTTTAATAAAACCGCTTCAGGGTATGGGTATGAGGGACAGGCTCGAAAAGGTATTTTCATATCTACAGATACTGAGTTCCTCGTTTTCAGCCCTTAACCTTGGGGCTGTTGATATAGCAGTTGCAACGGGTGTTATATTTGCGACGGGTTATGATGGCGGGTACTGGATCAGAATACTGGGGGCTCTTGGGCTTGCCTCAGGAATTCTGCTGGCTGGCAGCAGGGTGACAGAAACAATTGGAAGAAGAATAACAGACCTCACACCAAGCAGGGGCTTTGCAGCCCAGCTATCAGCGGCACTTATCGTTTACCTCTTTCTGGGTTATGGTATGCCTGTATCGCCAACACAGACCCTTGTTGGATCGGTGATAGGTGTTGGGATTGCACATGGGACATCAACAGTCGAGTATGACGTGATAAGGCACATAGCATACACCTGGATAGTTACGATACCCACATGCATCATCCTATCAGCTGCAATTTATACTATCACAGGCTTTATATGA